The Xenopus tropicalis strain Nigerian chromosome 1, UCB_Xtro_10.0, whole genome shotgun sequence DNA segment AATTTCTGGCCTGAGTAACTGGAAGAAAGGAAATCTAGACAGTATGATACTGATGGGAATGTCACTGCCATCTTTGAAAGAAACATGGGAGCCATTTTTTCCTACAAAGAGCAGTTGTACCATAGTGGGGAGCAGTTTCTATAACAATATAGGGCAATGTATAAGCTATTTCTTCCCATTGATTCTAATTGTAGTCATTACATTCTCTGTGGTTTTCTGAACATTTATGTGGAATGAAATGTCGCACTTTACAAAATAGCGACACGGAAATCTCCAAGTTAAGATGGGCATAGACTGATGGACTGGGGCCCAAATCCAATTATTTGCCCCCTGGTTCAACAACTGGAACATGTGGGGTTTATAAACATCCCAATGTGTTCCTCTCCTGATGGAATTTTCCAGCCTTTCCAGTTGGTGTTTCACAGTGCCATGTTAGTAGCCTCTGAATCACTTCCAAAGCCCACACTCTCCTTCCATCCAGTATCCACTTGAAATGCTTAGCAACAATCAAACTTCTTAAATCTTTAAGGAAACATTATAATTTATGAGTTTTTGCCTTGTCAGCCCCTCTTTGGATTTGCCATTAATAGATAAAGGTGCTGAGGCATAAGATTGGGTTCCAGCCTCCCCTTCCCAACACTGCTGAGATCTCAGTGCCGCCAGGGAAGCAATTACCCAGCGCTGAGCGCTACAATATGAAACCATATGCAGAGGGACTCTGAGAGAATTCCCCCTCCCTGCCTATTGGAGAATACTGTGATGGCAAAAGAATTACCGCTTAGATGACAAGGAATCATTCTTTTGTAGGCACGGCCTGAAGGCCAGATATTGTCCCTCCCACTATCCCCCATATCTACAGCTTCCTTCCCTTATGGCATATCATTCTTTTttgtttcaatacatttttattcattttccaaAAGTGTTCAGTTTCCTATCCCCTAATAAGGTTCTTCATTATCCCTCAATTTTGTGTATAAAGCCAAGCAAAACAGTTCTAGATACATCGTAGTTTTTACAACTGTTGTCATGAAATACTAGATCTTATTATTTACGTGTATAACGAAACAAACTCCCAAACCTTATTATTCAGaagaaaacattaaacaaaagaaagaaaaaaaaaaggaagaaaataaaaaagaaacagcaaaataaaCGTCCCATGGCCTTGGCTTATCATTTTATTGAGTTTTCAGACTCCATAGGCTCGATAGGGGATATATGTGATTATCAGCGCCTTGCACTGGCCAGTAATACTGAATATAGTAGGCAATAGTGTTGGCTTCCCTCCTCATATTTGTGATGCTAAACAGGAATATTACTTTTCACACTTTCTAGACAAAACAACAAATCCAGCTAAGGGAATATCCTGTTCCACCAGAAGGCATCCCAATCCAACCCATCATGTGATTCACTAATGATCATAAATCTTCTTCAGGTGACAGAGTCCATGCAACATGGATATTAATTCATCTGATTTGCATCTTACTATAAAACCCAAATTTGACACCAACATCCTTCTTTTAATCTAACATCTCCCAGTTAAGAATAATGGAGCCAAACCCTACTAAGTTCTATCATCTGCACCAGTTTGACACAAGAGATTTCACTAACAATTTCTTTTCTCCCCAAGCAGATAGTTTGTTCCTAGAACAAGCTGTGAAATTCCCGCTGAGAGCTCTGTATACGGAATTTGCTTCAGGTACGTTTGACaatctttattaaatataattgaGTATTTAGTTATTTTCTAAATACAAAATAGAGATTTCAAGAGATAAAAAGAGATTTCAGGAGAGCATTATGACAAGATACAGTATAGTTTATAGCATAACTGTTCCTTCAGTAAGGGCAATTTGTACAGGAACTAATAAAGATACAGTCCTGCCATAGATGGAGGGTAATGAAGATGTAGGAGAGAGTAACTGCTAGatatccatatatatttatatgttctcTAATGGAAGCCTTCTATTGGTAGCCACCCCAACTCCACCGAGTAccgttaaaggggcagtataccccattTTATAACAATAGTTTAATgaaaagggcttgtgctgaacataccttttgcctatttttttaattttctatttcgtgtttaaatattttataccaaAGAAATACAGTCTTGACAAATATAAAAGAGTTTGGTAGCAAAAAAGGTTATTTACAGTCCCCTTGACCAGTGCTCCATGGATCACACAATTATAGTTTGTCAGCATCTCTTCCTCCCCCCCAGGCATCAGAATACTGGGTCCCCCACTTCATCTATATGAGTTCTAGATAAATCCATTTACCCCAAAAGTTACCAATTTTGCCCCACATATATGTCAattgaaggggggggggtttattcaaaggaaagaaaaaagtcatattttgctTTTGGGTCCCAATGAGCAAAGCCAAACAAATCAGTAGgtcactgagaagcctctgtataaataaaccgcTTCCTTCCTCGTTACATCTGTTATCATTAGATACAGAGCAGCTCATCCTACAGAGGATTCACGGGGGGCTGTTGGTTTGTTTCGGTTTGCTCATTAGGCCCATGAAGTAGAATGTAAATTTAGTTTCATTTCTCTAATTTTGCTGCAAAGTAATCACAGCAAACCCCTTTGTTTGTTTAGGTTATATCAAAGGTGAAAACTTGATTGACGTCAGTATTGGACCCCTCATTTTTCCCCTCTTCCCAGTTTTTGAGTCCTTCAGAGAAATCACAATATTAAAATTTAATGATGACTGCATCAAAGAACTGGACAAATGGAGAAAATCCGATCCGGGTGCCTGTGACTGGTCTCATGCAGTCGAGTTCATGGCGGAACTGGAAGGAAAcaggtacagatgcagccagcaagtttcacattttgtctcactacGTCCAGACACCAttatttgagtgttaaatcctgcctctagatggtgctagagagCAAATATAAGCAAAATACAATATAACATGTCATAGACCAAGCGccacctggtggtgaattttggtgtatttttttccctgtgttaactggaagagacataacatGACAAcgtggtaaaggaacttggctgcatcatTAAATTAACTTATCTGTTGTGATGGTTACCGGGCTAGAACTAGGGGCAGTCACTTCCAGCAAAGTTGTAGACACAGTGGAAGcaaaaagtaagtaagtaagggTAAAGGCTTCAGTAACAGCAGAGGGTATGTGGGTGCAAGCAGACAGGAGGCCGACCAccataataaacaaaaaacattaaactttaaaataatgtttattctgTATTTAGTGCTGTTTGGACACATAAAGAAGAACAGCTAAAAGGAAGAATAAAACACCTACTTAAATGTGACGTTTCAGCAGAAAACCTGGTTGATGAAAGGACGGTTCCAAAGGCAGACTGTCTCCTCACAGCATGGATCCTGGAGACCATTAGCCAAGATGAAACTTCCTACTGTAACAATTTCAAGAAAATGTCAGCTTTGCTAAAATTAGGAGGTCACCTGGTCTTAATTGGAGATATCCAGGGATCCTTTTTCATTGTCGGAGGCCACAAGTATCACATCTTACCCATTGGGGAAGAGTTCTTAAGGAAGACTCTAGAGGATGAAGGTTactctattgtattctatagtGCAGTGGGGAGGAACGCTGAGAAGCAAACAACTAATTATGAGAAGATTGTGTGTATCATAGCCCGCAAAGTAAGGGAAAGATAGAGGGAAATCCTGGGTTACATAGAAACTGAACCCCTAAACCCATAAACCAGTCTTTAAAGGGTGCCCAGGTGGGTTTCCATATTCTTTTattaagatataaaaaaaatgtgtaaattaaaaatgcttcaataaaatgcaatttttaccAAAACATTTCATGTTGGCGCTTACTGTATAAAGACTGAAATAGTTATACCTGGATATGGGGCCTGAGTCACAAGCCTATggaactaaaggtgcccataagaTGGTAGAGTTGGCATGAAGAGATTGGGCAAATCTGGAGATAATGAAATTTTACAAgcaacaaagcaatgttttatacATAGTGGTACCGGCGCTATATAATTCCTACACTCAGTCCCTATGGAGCGATCCCCGGCCCTACAGGGATTATGGGGTTCCATTTAGTGGTGGGAACTGACTGGCAGTTGCATCTCTGGGAGGCAGAAAGCCTACATTCAATAGGAGGAGATGCATGGCATTCCATGGGTAAGTGTGTTGTGCAAATGGAACAACAtggaaaaaatggccattgacttcaaatggatactttaaaaaataaataagacacCTCACTGTATCTTCCTTTCCTCCAGTATATTTGGAGCCAGATCGATCAGAAACCAGATTTTGCACTTATGGGTCTTCATGACAAACCCAGTAACATAGATAATCAGAGCATTTCCAATCAAACCTATTGCACAGATAAGAATGTACCCCACAAACACTACATGGTGGGAGAATGAATGGCGGTGGTTCGATGATGCTTTCTGTATCTAGGACATCACCCTTTTGGCTATGATATAGGTCCCAGGAGAAGTGACAGAGATTTGCAGAGAGCAGCGGTTCATCCATTGGTAGAGTCTGAAAATAAAAGTTTAATGCATCAGTAAGACTTGTTTCGGACTCTCGCTCACATACAGGCGTCCCCCAATACACATATCTATGCTTAATAGAATAATATTTATCTATTAAAGTTCATGGAGACTATGGACAATG contains these protein-coding regions:
- the LOC108645503 gene encoding nicotinamide N-methyltransferase gives rise to the protein MEPNPTKFYHLHQFDTRDFTNNFFSPQADSLFLEQAVKFPLRALYTEFASGYIKGENLIDVSIGPLIFPLFPVFESFREITILKFNDDCIKELDKWRKSDPGACDWSHAVEFMAELEGNSAVWTHKEEQLKGRIKHLLKCDVSAENLVDERTVPKADCLLTAWILETISQDETSYCNNFKKMSALLKLGGHLVLIGDIQGSFFIVGGHKYHILPIGEEFLRKTLEDEGYSIVFYSAVGRNAEKQTTNYEKIVCIIARKVRER